GCAGTCGGGCGCGGGAAAAACGCACGCGCGCGTGAAACTCCCGGGCCGCCCGTGACACCTTGGTGCCGTGGCCCTCCTTTCCGCGATGAAAATGGTGCTGGCAGGTGCGCCCCCGTCCGACACGGACCGGGAGCGGACGCTGCTGCGCCGGGCGCGCACGGGTGACCCCGCGGCCTTCCGCTGGCTGTTTGAACGGCACGCCGCGGGGGTGTGGCGCTTCTTGAAGGACTTGCTGCGCGACGAGGCCGCGGCGGACGAAGCCACGCAGGAGACCTTCGTCCGCGCCCATGCGCGGCTGGGCGCGCTTCGCGACGAGGACCGGCTGGGGGCGTGGCTGCTGGGCATCGCCCGGCACGTGTACCTGGAGTCGCTGCGGCACCGGGGCGTCCACGTGGACATGGACGATGAAGTCCATGGCAGCCAGGTGGAGGCGGTGCTGCCCACGCCCACGCCAGAGGACCTGCTCCTGGACCGGGAACTGGAAGGATTGCTGGCGGGCGCGCTGGGGACGCTGCGCGAGGACCGGCGCGCGGCGTTGCTGCTGCGCATCGACCACGGCCTGCCCTACGAGGAGATTTCAGCGGTGATGGGCTGGTCCCTCCAGAAGGTGAAGAACGAAATCCACCGCGCACGGCTCCAACTGCGCGAGCACCTGGCCGCACACGTTGGAGGCCACTCATGAGCGCTTGTCGCGAAACCGAACTGGACGCGCTGCTGGCCGACGAACTCTCCCCCGAGGACGCCGCGCGGGTCCGCGCTCACACCCAGGCCTGCCCCGCCTGTCAGCACGCGCTGAGCTGGCTGCGCGCGGAGCGTGGGTGGATGG
The Myxococcus virescens DNA segment above includes these coding regions:
- a CDS encoding RNA polymerase sigma factor, whose amino-acid sequence is MALLSAMKMVLAGAPPSDTDRERTLLRRARTGDPAAFRWLFERHAAGVWRFLKDLLRDEAAADEATQETFVRAHARLGALRDEDRLGAWLLGIARHVYLESLRHRGVHVDMDDEVHGSQVEAVLPTPTPEDLLLDRELEGLLAGALGTLREDRRAALLLRIDHGLPYEEISAVMGWSLQKVKNEIHRARLQLREHLAAHVGGHS